Below is a genomic region from Candidatus Effluviviaceae Genus V sp..
AGACCGTGCGCCACGGCTTGAACCACTCCCGCCCGGCCGTGAGCGTGCCGGCCCGCGCCTCGACGCCGTCGGAGACCACGAGCACGGCGTTGGTGGCGAAGAGCGCCGGGATCTCGTTCTTGTAGGTCTGGACCTGTTGGAAGGCGGTCCAGATCGTCGCGTCCTCGCTCGCAGCGTTCTTGAGCTCCAGCACCGCCAGCGGCAGGCCGTTCACGAACAGCACCACGTCCGGCCGGCGCGTGTGCTTGTTCTCGGTCACGGTGAACTGGTTCACCGCCAGCCAGTCGTTGGCCGAGACGTCGTCGAAGTCCAGTACCCGCGCCTGTGCGCCGCGGATCGCGCCGTCGGCGTCGCGGTACTCGATGGTGACGCCGTCGACGAGGAGTCGGTGGAACGTCCGGTTGCGGG
It encodes:
- a CDS encoding DEAD/DEAH box helicase; this encodes MTESVVEQAALAWLESAGWEIAHGPDIAPDTPGAERSSYAEVVLERRLRDALARLNPDLPAEAMEEALRKLLRVEGPDLVARNRTFHRLLVDGVTIEYRDADGAIRGAQARVLDFDDVSANDWLAVNQFTVTENKHTRRPDVVLFVNGLPLAVLELKNAASEDATIWTAFQQVQTYKNEIPALFATNAVLVVSDGVEARAGTLTAGREWFKPWRTV